One genomic segment of Flavobacteriales bacterium includes these proteins:
- a CDS encoding S41 family peptidase produces MKKIKKYALILLLSFASIFSVGFVDNYFEISKNLDIFSSLYKELNIFYVDETDSGELMKTAIDAMLESLDPYTTYIPESEKEDFEFMTTGQYGGIGAVITKNGDWVYVSEPYEGFPADKAGLIAGDKFVEIAGKSVEGKSTEDVSKVLKGEPNTSVKVLVEREGVNKPFEVEITREEIKLNSVPYYGMVSDSIGYIKTRSFTRNISKEVSDAYNELNSDNQLKGLVLDLRSNPGGLLNEAIKMSNLFIDQGQEIVFTKGKVKEWDKSYKTRSTALDTTMPLVVLINRSSASASEIVSGAIQDLDRGVVLGQRSFGKGLVQQTRKLSYNAQLKVTTAKYYIPSGRCIQALDYSNRDEDGSVGKIADSLRTEFKTLVNKRTVYDGGGITPDIEIEPHKYSNILRSIISKRHIFNFANSFRSANDSISSAKTFVVTDAIYDDFKQFLNDKEYEYETKTEKTISAIKKDAEKEKYLEDLEEELEALTLKMEQSKNNDIERFRDEIVEVLEAEIATRYYYQKGKIEATLKHDEELAEAINVLNDLEKYNAILLGDSIE; encoded by the coding sequence ATGAAAAAAATAAAAAAATACGCCTTAATATTATTACTGTCTTTTGCCTCAATTTTCTCTGTTGGCTTTGTAGATAATTATTTTGAGATTTCTAAAAATCTAGATATTTTTAGTTCTCTATACAAGGAGCTAAACATATTTTATGTTGATGAAACTGACTCTGGTGAATTGATGAAGACCGCCATAGACGCCATGCTAGAATCATTAGACCCTTACACAACATATATTCCTGAGTCTGAAAAAGAAGACTTTGAATTTATGACAACAGGTCAGTATGGAGGCATAGGAGCAGTCATTACAAAAAATGGAGATTGGGTTTATGTTAGTGAACCCTATGAAGGCTTTCCTGCTGATAAAGCCGGTTTAATTGCTGGTGATAAATTTGTAGAAATAGCTGGTAAATCGGTTGAAGGTAAATCAACTGAAGATGTAAGTAAAGTGCTAAAGGGTGAACCAAATACTTCTGTTAAAGTTCTTGTTGAAAGAGAGGGCGTTAACAAACCATTTGAGGTTGAAATTACTCGCGAAGAAATCAAATTAAACTCCGTCCCATATTATGGCATGGTTTCTGATAGTATTGGATATATTAAAACACGTTCTTTTACCAGAAATATTTCAAAGGAAGTAAGTGACGCTTACAATGAATTAAATTCTGACAATCAACTAAAAGGACTTGTACTAGATTTGAGAAGTAATCCTGGAGGCTTGCTAAATGAGGCGATAAAAATGTCAAATTTATTTATCGACCAAGGTCAAGAAATCGTTTTTACAAAAGGAAAAGTAAAAGAATGGGATAAAAGCTACAAAACAAGAAGTACTGCACTTGACACTACAATGCCTTTAGTAGTATTGATAAATAGAAGTTCTGCTTCGGCATCCGAAATTGTTTCAGGAGCTATACAAGACCTCGATAGAGGGGTAGTTTTGGGTCAAAGAAGTTTTGGAAAAGGACTAGTTCAGCAAACTCGAAAGCTCAGTTATAATGCACAACTAAAGGTTACTACTGCTAAGTATTATATCCCAAGCGGCAGATGTATTCAAGCCCTTGACTATTCCAATCGTGATGAAGACGGTAGTGTTGGAAAAATTGCAGACAGCTTACGAACAGAATTCAAAACTTTAGTAAACAAACGAACAGTGTATGATGGTGGAGGGATAACCCCTGATATAGAAATTGAACCACATAAATACAGCAATATACTAAGAAGTATTATTAGCAAACGACACATTTTTAATTTTGCCAATAGCTTTAGAAGTGCAAATGATAGTATTTCCTCAGCCAAAACCTTTGTAGTTACTGACGCTATTTACGATGATTTCAAACAGTTTCTTAACGACAAGGAGTATGAGTATGAAACGAAAACAGAAAAGACTATTAGCGCTATAAAAAAAGATGCGGAAAAAGAAAAGTATCTGGAAGACTTAGAAGAAGAATTAGAAGCTCTTACTCTTAAAATGGAGCAAAGTAAGAATAATGATATTGAACGTTTTAGAGATGAAATTGTTGAAGTCTTAGAGGCAGAAATAGCTACGAGGTATTATTATCAAAAAGGTAAGATAGAAGCAACGCTTAAACATGATGAAGAGTTGGCAGAAGCAATTAATGTGCTAAATGACCTAGAAAAATACAATGCCATTTTATTGGGAGATAGCATAGAGTAA
- the rnpA gene encoding ribonuclease P protein component → MALFSFSKKERLKNKQEIESLFSEGDRLFEYPFNVIWKLESTSDSTLKMAVSVPKKKIPNATDRNKIKRLVREAFRKNKTIIQQPLEEKNVKLHLMLVYSQSNIMSMSEIEDKISVTLQRLAEQI, encoded by the coding sequence ATGGCCTTATTTAGTTTTAGTAAAAAAGAAAGGCTAAAAAACAAACAAGAAATAGAGTCTTTATTTTCAGAGGGCGACCGCCTGTTTGAATACCCTTTTAATGTTATTTGGAAATTAGAATCTACTTCAGACTCTACACTAAAAATGGCTGTTAGTGTTCCTAAAAAGAAAATACCTAACGCAACGGATAGAAATAAAATTAAACGATTAGTAAGAGAAGCTTTTCGTAAAAATAAGACCATTATTCAGCAACCACTTGAAGAGAAAAACGTAAAATTACATCTCATGCTCGTTTATTCTCAGTCAAACATAATGTCAATGTCTGAAATAGAAGATAAAATAAGTGTAACTTTACAACGTTTAGCTGAACAGATATGA
- the yidD gene encoding membrane protein insertion efficiency factor YidD, translating into MSRLFSVVFRALIMLYRGAISPLFSPICRYTPSCSEYGLKAIDKHGPFKGMWLTLKRLSTCHPWGGHGHDPVP; encoded by the coding sequence ATGAGTCGATTGTTTTCAGTTGTTTTTCGGGCCTTAATAATGCTTTACAGAGGAGCAATTTCACCGTTGTTTTCTCCAATATGTAGATATACTCCTAGCTGTTCTGAGTATGGTCTTAAAGCGATTGATAAGCATGGACCATTTAAAGGTATGTGGCTAACGCTTAAACGACTAAGCACTTGCCATCCTTGGGGAGGACACGGACACGACCCAGTTCCTTAA
- a CDS encoding O-antigen ligase family protein, protein MKLKGILLISLAFFLPISIFVTDVLVFSIAIFWLVDGSISMKWKKIKGSKWMLSLLLLFAVYLLGMLWGTNHLNGSWILQKSAILLLLPILYSFDFSDKQIKNSLYAFVLSMTLSSVIALLINLKWIKRLFKYSDIFAKNWSNSVFIPYTDHNVFLAFTILLCLIYGLYLFKNKRQSIPLLIVVVVCMISLFTEKGRAGQIAFLLGTTMFLIFTFWNKKMWLAFSFISLISIVVLSYNFSSTFNERIHSSLNQTQQLDEENKNSLNTRYFLTKYTIDKLKERPVLGFGTGSFVQEFSSINEHATKILDGNKHRTPHNNYLFVWFELGLIGLLTFISIFYFQIKEIYKQPNGKFRIIMPVMFLIIMLFDTYFQNHNSAVLYAYLSFAFTYYSFK, encoded by the coding sequence ATGAAACTTAAAGGCATTCTTTTAATATCGCTTGCTTTTTTTCTGCCAATCTCAATTTTTGTTACTGATGTACTAGTTTTTTCAATAGCTATTTTTTGGCTAGTTGATGGAAGCATTTCAATGAAGTGGAAAAAAATAAAGGGTAGCAAATGGATGCTCTCTTTATTACTCCTTTTTGCTGTTTATCTGCTCGGCATGTTGTGGGGTACAAACCATTTAAATGGCAGTTGGATTCTTCAAAAAAGTGCTATTCTGTTACTACTTCCTATTTTATATTCCTTTGACTTTTCGGATAAGCAGATAAAAAATTCGCTTTATGCTTTTGTGCTTTCAATGACACTATCTTCAGTGATAGCCTTACTGATTAATCTAAAATGGATAAAACGCCTCTTCAAGTACTCTGATATTTTTGCTAAAAACTGGAGCAACTCTGTTTTTATACCTTACACAGACCACAACGTATTCTTAGCATTTACAATTTTACTGTGTCTGATTTATGGACTTTATCTATTTAAGAACAAACGTCAATCTATCCCACTTCTAATAGTTGTAGTAGTATGTATGATTAGCCTTTTTACTGAAAAGGGTAGAGCAGGTCAAATAGCATTTCTTTTAGGCACAACTATGTTTTTAATATTTACTTTTTGGAATAAAAAAATGTGGTTAGCTTTTTCATTTATTTCTTTGATTTCAATAGTTGTTTTATCCTATAATTTTTCTTCTACCTTTAATGAAAGAATACACAGCTCATTAAATCAAACTCAACAACTTGATGAGGAAAACAAAAATTCTCTGAACACACGGTATTTCCTTACGAAATATACTATTGATAAATTAAAAGAAAGGCCTGTATTGGGTTTTGGAACAGGTAGTTTCGTGCAGGAATTCTCGTCTATAAACGAACATGCTACAAAAATTCTGGACGGGAATAAACATAGAACACCACACAACAATTATTTGTTTGTATGGTTTGAATTAGGATTGATTGGACTACTCACCTTTATCTCCATTTTTTATTTTCAAATCAAAGAAATATACAAACAGCCTAATGGAAAATTTAGGATTATTATGCCCGTAATGTTTTTGATAATAATGCTATTCGACACCTATTTTCAGAACCACAATTCGGCAGTTTTATACGCTTACTTATCCTTTGCGTTTACCTATTATTCGTTTAAATAG